The DNA window ATGAAGCGACTCACCACCACTGTGCCACGCAGGCTTTCATCGTGCCCATCGAGAGACAAGTAATTTTCTGCCTTTTCAACGTTCACCTCCGCCCAACGTTTACTCGAATCCGCCACTTCCGTTTCCTGTTCCTCATTTCCGGTCTGCCCGAAATTCTGCTCTCTGAGGGTCAAATTATCAACATGAGCTGCGCCAGATTCGTGGCTTGATTCGGCTGCCACAGCACAGAGGCAGACGTAGAATAACATGAGGCAAAGATAGCATAGTTTTAAGACAAGCcctagagaaaagaaaaaaaaaaaaaaaaaaaaaattgatacgaTAATCTTGAAAGGACTCGGATGGCCTCATGAGAAAATAAATAGGCTAATTGCGGGTCACACCACAAAATTTGATTTCTATACTAAATTTCATAAATGAGCAAAATATGCTGAATATGAGAATGGACTTCTGTTTAAACAAAAAGTACTTAAATGTTAATGTAGACTTTGCCCTTTAAAAAATGGTGGTTTTTATGACTCCAATACCTTCGCCGTCCCTGTCCACATTGGAAGTAGCGTTTGAatagtgattgataaacaattttaaactattttttttaaaaaaaaaaccacttgcGACGATTTTAATCGTCGATTaaaactcgttttttattaaaaatcgtAGCAagttagttttttaaaaaaatttaaaattgtttatcaaatttttaccCACAAATTCTGTttataacgtcatccaccgcgataatgacacctttggtttcttccaccatgCTTTCATCCGAGTAACACGTTGCGTAACCAGAGGAAATAAGTGTTTCcttgactgatgaaagcaaggtggaaggaaccagGGGTGTCACGactgcagtggatgacgtcataaatcgaatttttcaaagcgagatatctcggttaatattcaacgtaggaTGTTGCTGTTTTTACAGAGCTTATTATTTTGAGCTAATCTACGAAAATTAACCCCAAACCACGATTCTATGATCAGTGCAAGTGACCCAGTATTACTGCGCATAGTCggagttttctcttttttgttcatgaaaaaaattgctcattaTTCAGGTGTATTTAATCTCAGAGATTTTTCTCTGTTGACAGAGGAATCCAGGAAGAAAAGAACATTGAAATATTAAGGCCGCAGGCTTTTCAAGCTCGCTGATATAACGTAATTCGAAACTTATACAACTGGCGTGGCTCGATTCTCATACTTTCCCTTCATTGGGTATAAATTATAAAATGAGAACGTAATTATAAGCTTTCAGATATTCAAAGAAAACTGAGCAGAATAATTCAATCCGCGATAACACTAGAGTCGAAAGAGTTTCATCTAAAACATTATGACTTCGTAATTTCAAATGGAAAGCGCTAACTCACTCTTCATGAACGACAGTTTTTCCGTCGATCTCCAATGTGTGCCAAGTTGTTGAcgaattttcagcttttcagcGCCGGACATGGTGGGAAGGAAACGGAGGTTTTAACAGAAAACTATTATTGTTCATGGCCGCTCTATTTTCGtattaacgaagaaattcataCTCCTTGTGCCTGATAAAGCTGAACCACTTACCGACTTGTCTCTAGTTCTCAATTCAAAATACTGAACTGATTAGATCAATCCTATGCATCCGCTCGATGTAAGCGCATTTCGTAACACTTTGAATGTAATTACTTCTTATCTTTTCCATGTAAACAATGAGGCTATCTAAATCTTCCGTACTACATTTTACTCTGAAATGGTAGCCACTGTATTTACAAAGTAAAAGCCTGccctcaaaaattttgggaCGATAAAATAGAGTAACGCCTAATGCCATGcgcaaagaatcgatttttaggtGAACCATTACATCGCATTATCGAaccgattgttgaaatcggtagacaaagcgatacaCAGAAAAGACCCATCATCGAAAAACCAAACAAAATGCCGCCATTTTGGGCTCTAAGGCCTTCATGGAACGTGGAGAGGCGTCATTTCCATATTCTCTCTATTAAGGTACTCTATAGTTACCGTAGTTTTCGGTCATATAGGAATCGAATTCGACACGCTGCATGAACTATAATAATCTCGGTTACTGCGACCGTTAAGGTAAGACGAACAGGAAAAATTACCgtacttttttctccgtgtacacaCATGATTcaaaaggacgtatttctaccagacagaactatgtgcagatggcaaatatggggtgtgctcgttagttctcgagtgaatgggaatcataaagcgccaatgacgtcagcggtgatgaCGGGAGCGATCCCGAGGAGCTTcgcggtctttaactcatgagccctgcccacaacgctcttgtaccatg is part of the Bemisia tabaci chromosome 1, PGI_BMITA_v3 genome and encodes:
- the LOC140226096 gene encoding uncharacterized protein produces the protein MSGAEKLKIRQQLGTHWRSTEKLSFMKRLVLKLCYLCLMLFYVCLCAVAAESSHESGAAHVDNLTLREQNFGQTGNEEQETEVADSSKRWAEVNVEKAENYLSLDGHDESLRGTVVERKQNQPIGMSVETKPKHEFSLKKLCRWGAFKTILTRSIMDAISRYRMYVASHP